A section of the Phaseolus vulgaris cultivar G19833 chromosome 8, P. vulgaris v2.0, whole genome shotgun sequence genome encodes:
- the LOC137826395 gene encoding protein trichome birefringence-like 43, producing the protein MGILILLLILLFIHMPQSGHHKEPRATATRDCDFSQGNWIADESYPLYNSSDCPFILNQFDCITNGRPDKNYVKYRWHPNNCNLPRFNGEDLLRRLRGKSILFVGDSLSLNQWQSLTCMLHTAVPRANYTTLRTGDLSTFTFASYDVKVKLSRNAFLVDIVSESIGRVLKLDSIEGGKKWKGNDILIFDSWHWWLHIGRKQPWDFIREGNHTYKDMDRLVAYEKGLKTWAKWVEDNVNPNKTRVFFQGVSPDHLNGGKWGEAKARFCEGQMVPESGLKYSGGSHPAEIVLQKVLGGMSKHVNLLNITSLSEMRKDGHPSLYGYGGKRSLDCSHWCLPGVPDTWNLLLYAALILN; encoded by the exons ATGGGGATATTAATTCTGCTCcttattttacttttcattCATATGCCCCAGAGTGGTCATCACAAAGAGCCAAGAGCAACTGCAACCAGGGACTGTGATTTCTCTCAGGGAAATTGGATTGCTGATGAATCATACCCTCTTTATAATTCCTCAGATTGTCCCTTCATTCTCAACCAGTTTGATTGCATAACAAATGGTCGCCCAGATAAAAACTATGTCAAGTACAGATGGCACCCCAATAACTGCAACTTACCCAG ATTCAACGGCGAAGATTTGTTGAGAAGACTGAGAGGGAAGAGTATTTTGTTTGTGGGGGACTCCTTGAGTTTGAATCAATGGCAATCACTCACTTGCATGCTTCACACAGCTGTGCCACGTGCCAACTACACCACACTAAGAACTGGGGATCTATCCACCTTCACTTTCGCG AGCTATGATGTGAAGGTGAAGCTTTCCCGAAATGCATTTTTGGTGGATATTGTTAGTGAAAGTATTGGTAGAGTCCTCAAACTAGATTCAATTGAAGGTGGAAAAAAGTGGAAAGGAAATGATATACTCATATTCGACTCTTGGCATTGGTGGCTTCACATTGGAAGAAAACAACC ATGGGATTTCATTCGAGAAGGAAATCATACATACAAGGACATGGATCGGTTGGTTGCATACGAGAAAGGCTTGAAAACATGGGCCAAATGGGTTGAAGACAATGTTAACCCTAACAAAACAAGGGTATTCTTTCAAGGAGTCTCTCCAGATCATCTCAA TGGAGGAAAATGGGGTGAGGCAAAGGCAAGATTCTGTGAGGGGCAAATGGTTCCAGAGTCTGGATTAAAATACTCAGGAGGTTCACACCCAGCTGAGATAGTGTTGCAGAAGGTGTTAGGAGGCATGTCAAAGCATGTGAATTTGCTGAATATTACTTCATTGTCAGAGATGAGGAAAGATGGTCACCCTTCTCTTTATGGTTATGGTGGAAAAAGGAGCTTGGATTGCAGCCATTGGTGTCTCCCTGGTGTTCCTGATACTTGGAATTTGCTTTTATATGCAGCTCTCATTCTAAATTAA
- the LOC137825440 gene encoding AT-hook motif nuclear-localized protein 17-like, protein MVQPSNVTPLSSTPLSSSDDNTFNDAIDSSSHSKSSSSSSKRTRGRPAGSKNKQKLTFVINRSSEHVEKPILIQIPRNSDVIETLTQFARDYQTSITVQTASGSILNATLRDDSEYEISTFIVHGPFTLVSLSGTCINNNSSTTLSSNFDCFFNICFCSNIDQSFMGVVGGKVIAGDDVVLTATIFKNS, encoded by the coding sequence ATGGTTCAACCAAGTAATGTGACTCCCCTATCATCCACCCCACTTTCTTCCTCTGATGACAACACCTTCAATGATGCTATTGATTCTTCCTCTCATTcaaaatcatcatcatcatcatcaaagaGAACACGCGGTAGGCCTGCAGGCTCCAAgaacaaacaaaaattaacCTTTGTGATTAACCGAAGCAGTGAGCATGTCGAAAAACCTATACTCATTCAAATTCCTAGAAACTCTGATGTAATTGAGACACTAACCCAATTCGCCCGTGATTACCAAACTAGCATCACAGTGCAAACCGCATCAGGATCTATCCTAAACGCCACTCTCCGCGATGACAGTGAATATGAAATTTCTACTTTCATTGTTCATGGACCCTTTACTTTAGTTTCCCTCAGTGGCACTTGCATAAATAACAACTCTAGTACTACATTATCATCTAATTTTGACtgtttttttaacatttgttTTTGTTCAAACATAGATCAAAGCTTTATGGGAGTTGTTGGAGGAAAGGTTATTGCAGGTGATGATGTTGTTCTGACTGCTACTATTTTCAAGAACTCTTAG
- the LOC137826378 gene encoding uncharacterized protein, protein MESELVKRRIHMIAAHFAPKDDISTTHLLPMNCSGSLNSVPRRCDNKVYFARQASSSLGYFMRQSSIEEGGSTFAPKTHQGAGAASECASNARAPCYARPVMAESLLKNSVVQSMTPEQGCDFSTLEPPTFARPNRKIRGDQLHSEKKTCYSEIGGIEWSPRMDVAESERKYVITVEVPGVSISDIRVEVDDRKLCVKGRRSASSWTIGGSPNTSFSSYHRREILYGPYEVAWQLPAGVNKDRISAEFLDGLLQIMVPKIIV, encoded by the exons ATGGAGAGTGAGTTAGTGAAACGCAGAATTCACATGATTGCAGCCCACTTTGCTCCCAAGGATGATATTTCAACTACCCATCTTCTGCCAATG AACTGCAGTGGCAGTCTGAATTCTGTGCCCAGGAGATGCGATAATAAGGTGTATTTTGCACGCCAAGCATCTTCTTCTCTTGGTTATTTTATGAGGCAGAGTTCAATTGAGGAG GGTGGCTCAACTTTTGCTCCTAAAACTCATCAGGGTGCTGGTGCTGCATCTGAATGTGCTTCTAATGCAAGAGCACCATGTTATGCTAGACCTGTGATGGCAGAATCACTCTTAAAAAACTCAGTGGTTCAATCAATGACTCCGGAGCAGGGCTGTGATTTCAGTACACTTGAACCACCTACATTTGCTAGGCCAAACAGAAAGATTAGAGGAGATCAGTTACATTCTGAAAAGAAAACATGCTATTCTGAAATTGGTG GAATTGAGTGGTCTCCAAGGATGGATGTTGCAGAATCAGAAAGAAAATATGTTATCACAGTGGAAGTTCCAGGTGTCAGTATCAGTGACATAAGAGTGGAGGTTGATGATAGAAA GTTGTGTGTCAAAGGTAGACGCTCTGCTAGCTCTTGGACAATTGGAGGTTCtccaaatacttcattttcttcatacCATCGGAGGGAAATATTATATGGACCATATGAGGTGGCGTGGCAGCTTCCTGCTGGTGTGAACAAGGACAGAATATCAGCTGAATTTTT GGATGGACTTCTACAAATCATGGTTCCTAAAATCATAGTATGA
- the LOC137826108 gene encoding KIN17-like protein, with product MGKNEFLTPKAIANRIKAKGLQKLRWYCQMCQKQCRDENGFKCHCMGEGHQRQMQIFGQNPHRIVEGYSEEFESSFLEHMKRSHRFSRVAATVVYNEYINDRHHVHMNSTQWATLTEFVKYLGRTGKCKVEETPKGWFITYIDRDSETLFKERMKNKRIKADMVDEEKQEKEIRKQIEMAEQMMQQPTPEADQPLQSEPPRELNMEDGIKIGFSLGSSFAKPPVTKEASRVVFEEADEERYGERNPGNNLKRKERDGGKSTLDEMMRDEEKKKEKINRKDYWLHEGIVVKVMSKVLAEKGYYKQKGVVRKVIDKYVGEIEILESKHVLRVDQAELETVIPQVGGRVKIVNGAYRGSIAKLLGVDTDNFCAKVQIEKGPYDGRILKAMEYEDICKVA from the coding sequence ATGGGGAAAAATGAGTTTCTCACACCAAAAGCAATTGCCAATCGAATCAAAGCAAAAGGATTGCAGAAGCTTCGGTGGTATTGCCAGATGTGCCAGAAGCAGTGCCGAGATGAGAATGGATTTAAATGCCATTGCATGGGTGAAGGGCACCAGCGTCAAATGCAGATTTTTGGACAAAACCCACACCGGATAGTTGAGGGCTATTCTGAAGAGTTTGAGAGCTCTTTTCTGGAGCACATGAAGCGCAGCCACCGATTCAGCCGTGTGGCAGCCACTGTAGTTTACAACGAATACATAAATGATAGACACCATGTTCATATGAACTCCACTCAGTGGGCAACACTCACTGAATTTGTCAAGTACTTGGGTCGAACTGGCAAATGTAAGGTGGAGGAAACACCCAAGGGATGGTTCATTACATACATAGACAGAGATTCAGAAACCCTTTTCAAGGAGAGGATGAAGAATAAGAGAATCAAGGCAGATATGGTAGATGAAGAAAAGCAAGAGAAGGAGATCAGGAAACAGATTGAAATGGCTGAACAAATGATGCAGCAGCCTACTCCTGAGGCTGATCAGCCTTTACAATCTGAGCCTCCAAGAGAACTAAATATGGAAGATGGAATTAAGATAGGGTTTTCTCTTGGGTCTTCATTTGCTAAACCACCTGTGACCAAGGAAGCATCAAGGGTGGTGTTTGAGGAGGCTGATGAAGAGAGATATGGGGAACGAAACCCTGGAAACAATTTGAAGAGGAAAGAAAGGGATGGTGGAAAATCAACTTTGGATGAAATGAtgagggatgaagagaagaaaaaggaaaaaatcaACAGGAAGGATTACTGGTTGCATGAGGGAATTGTTGTTAAGGTCATGAGCAAAGTTTTGGCAGAGAAGGGCTACTACAAGCAAAAGGGTGTTGTGCGGAAGGTGATTGACAAGTATGTTGGGGAAATAGAAATTCTTGAAAGTAAGCACGTGCTCAGAGTTGATCAGGCAGAGCTTGAAACTGTGATTCCACAAGTTGGGGGTCGTGTAAAAATTGTCAACGGTGCATATAGAGGATCCATTGCTAAGCTGTTAGGGGTGGATACAGATAATTTTTGTGCTAAGGTGCAGATCGAGAAAGGACCCTATGATGGCAGAATACTTAAAGCTATGGAATACGAAGACATTTGTAAAGTAGCCTAG